The Trichosurus vulpecula isolate mTriVul1 chromosome 3, mTriVul1.pri, whole genome shotgun sequence genome includes a window with the following:
- the SDC4 gene encoding syndecan-4, with amino-acid sequence MPPFGFFALLLLAASAVGESIRETEVMDPRDLYDAQYPSGDLPDDEDVGGALLEQEPDDFELSGSGDTDDTESSETFFNTVQPLVPLDNHILEQEPSSQGPKDSEELEENEIFSKKSFSFEEEKMNNKVSMSSTAQGSIFEKTEVLAALIAGGAVGLLFAIFLILLLIYRMKKKDEGSYDLGKKPIYKKAPTKEFYA; translated from the exons ATCCGTGAGACAGAAGTGATGGACCCCCGGGACCTCTATGATGCTCAGTACCCCTCTGGAGACCTGCCAGATGATGAGGATGTGGGAGGGGCCCTTCTGGAACAAGAGCCTGATGACTTTGAATTGTCAGGCTCAGGAGATACAG ATGATACCGAGTCATCCGAGACATTCTTTAACACAGTTCAGCCATTG GTGCCCCTGGATAACCACATTCTTGAGCAGGAGCCTTCAAGCCAGGGTCCCAAGGACTCTGAAGAGCTGGAGGAGAATGAGATCTTCTCCAAGAAGAGCTTTtcctttgaggaagaaaaaatgaacaacaaagtGTCAATGTCTAGCACTGCCCAAGGCAGCATCTTTGAGAAGACAGAAGTCTTGGCAG cTCTGATTGCTGGTGGTGCCGTGGGTCTCCTGTTCGCTATATTCCTGATCCTGCTGCTGATCTATCGAATGAAAAAGAAGGATGAAGGCAGCTATGATCTGGGCAAGAAGCCCATCTACAAGAAAGCCCCTACCAAGGAGTTCTACGCATGA